A genomic region of Nymphaea colorata isolate Beijing-Zhang1983 chromosome 2, ASM883128v2, whole genome shotgun sequence contains the following coding sequences:
- the LOC116247954 gene encoding probable glucan endo-1,3-beta-glucosidase A6 isoform X2 translates to MAVALLFCLVLLGLTSGSLSTHIGINYGQLGDNLPPPSRSIELIKSLKASSVKIYDANPAVLEALCGTSLKVSIMVPNQAIVNISASERAAHAWVRTNLLPFYRRVRIRTLLVGNEVLSDHANRPTWFHLVPAMLNIKRALASLRVRNVKVGTTFAMDTLESSFPPSRGTFRRDIAVPVVLPLLKFLSMTGSSFFLDVYPYFVWSASPNLIPLDYALFRTAKPTYTDPVNGLRYTNLLDQMLDSVVAAMAKLGFKNMPITIAETGWPNAGDLDQMGANIENAAVYNRNLARHLAARVGTPARPGMPIRTFLFALYNEDRKDGPGTERHWGLFYANGSAVYEVDLTGKRSDLAYRPLPKATNNRPYRGKIWCVADPAVVGRGANARRVTDAVRFACSQGNQTCEEMRPGKGCSLPRTPVNHASYAFNAYWQQFRKSGATCYFGGLAVQTATDPSYGSCTYPALSS, encoded by the exons ATGGCAGTCGCTCTGCTCTTCTGCCTCGTTCTCCTTGGTCTAACAA GTGGATCATTGTCGACCCATATTGGAATCAACTACGGCCAACTAGGAGACAACCTTCCTCCGCCATCACGATCCATCGAGCTCATCAAATCCCTCAAAGCGTCCTCCGTCAAGATTTACGACGCCAACCCCGCTGTTCTGGAGGCCCTCTGCGGAACGTCGCTCAAGGTCTCGATCATGGTCCCTAACCAAGCCATCGTCAACATCTCCGCCTCCGAGCGCGCCGCCCACGCCTGGGTCCGAACCAACCTCCTCCCCTTTTACCGCCGCGTCAGGATCCGCACCCTCCTCGTCGGCAACGAGGTCCTCTCCGACCACGCCAACCGCCCCACTTGGTTCCACCTCGTCCCGGCGATGCTTAACATCAAGCGCGCCCTCGCCAGTCTGAGAGTCCGCAACGTGAAGGTCGGCACGACCTTTGCGATGGACACACTGGAGTCGTCATTCCCTCCTTCCCGGGGCACTTTCCGGCGAGACATCGCCGTTCCGGTGGTCCTCCCCCTCCTGAAGTTCCTCTCCATGACCGGATCCTCCTTCTTCCTCGACGTTTACCCTTACTTCGTTTGGTCGGCCAGCCCGAACCTCATCCCCCTCGACTACGCCCTCTTCCGCACAGCCAAGCCCACCTACACCGATCCCGTCAACGGCCTCCGCTACACAAATCTACTAGACCAGATGCTCGACTCGGTGGTGGCAGCCATGGCCAAGCTCGGGTTCAAGAACATGCCCATCACGATCGCCGAGACCGGTTGGCCCAACGCCGGCGACCTTGATCAAATGGGCGCCAATATTGAGAACGCGGCGGTCTACAACCGAAACCTCGCCAGGCACTTGGCAGCCCGAGTCGGCACCCCAGCGCGGCCTGGAATGCCCATACGGACCTTCTTGTTCGCGCTGTACAACGAGGACCGGAAGGACGGGCCCGGGACGGAGCGGCACTGGGGACTGTTCTACGCAAACGGGTCGGCGGTTTATGAAGTGGATCTGACTGGGAAGAGATCCGATTTGGCATACAGGCCTTTGCCCAAGGCTACCAACAACCGGCCTTACCGGGGGAAGATCTGGTGCGTGGCGGACCCGGCTGTGGTCGGGAGGGGGGCGAATGCGAGGCGGGTCACGGACGCGGTGCGGTTTGCGTGCTCGCAGGGGAACCAGACCTGCGAGGAGATGAGACCCGGGAAGGGCTGCTCCCTGCCCAGGACGCCCGTGAACCATGCTTCCTATGCGTTCAACGCGTATTGGCAGCAGTTTAGGAAGTCCGGTGCGACATGCTACTTTGGTGGGCTCGCTGTCCAGACCGCTACTGATCCGA GTTATGGATCGTGCACTTACCCCGCTCTCTCCAGTTAA
- the LOC116247813 gene encoding receptor-like kinase TMK4: MGRRRRRQATAVDHALWVLALIAFHLFSVVLGATSADDVTAMTALSNAIGGDSLGWKGTDPCNAWRGVKCDANRVTSIQLANAGISGTIPSKAISALTMLTTLSLQGNHLTGALPSFAGLSSLQTLYLDNNNFSSVPPGIFSGLTSLQNLHLDNNQFAPWVIPDLSDSTSLQAFTASNAFITGTIPDYFGKMVNLQSLRLSYNNLTGGLPTTFAGSGIQNLWLNNQQGEKLSGSIEVLGQMTSLVQAWLHSNAFTGPIPDLTKCTSLVDLQLRDNSLTGVLPSSLFSMRSLLNISLSNNRLQGQYPNFNSSVTQNIGTLNSFCLPQPGPCDQRVDILLAIAAAVNYPLDFANSWKGNDPCSGPWSGVTCDAKGVITVLNFANRRLVGTISPAIANLTGLKTLYLSNNNLTGPIPASLTTLQNLQIIDVSNNNLTGAVPAFSPNVTLKSSGNLYLGTGGSSGGSGGSGDDGGGGTASGSSGSAAHGGSLSAAARVGIGIGVVLALVIVAGLVFCYFCKSKGRGFGRVQSPPSSANGLGEVKLNVGNDNTNVTSEEHSASSSLPDPGSMVISIQVLQEVTNNFSDSNEIGRGGFGVVYRGELHDGTKIAVKRMQGATMGGKGMNEFLAEINVLTKVRHRHLVALLGYCIERNERLLVYEYMPQGTLGQHLFEGPENGFCFLNWKARLTIALDVARGVEYLHSLALTSFIHRDLKPSNILLDDNMRAKVSDFGLVKLAPEGKYSVETRLAGTFGYLAPEYAATGRVTTKVDVYAFGVILMEMITGRKALDQSQPEESSHLVTWFRRILIGNKGDVSKAIDPTLNLDDEETFNSISVVAELAGHCTAREPHQRPDMGHAVSVLAPLVEQWKPSSRDEETSEGINYDIPLSVAIQRWQANEGSTSMMTQSFYRGTTSVENTQSSIPVGAVFPDSVNCR, from the exons ATGGGTCGCCGTCGACGGCGTCAGGCGACGGCCGTCGATCACGCACTATGGGTGCTCGCCCTCATCGCGTTCCATTTGTTCTCCGTGGTCTTGGGAGCCACATCCGCCGACGACGTCACGGCGATGACGGCCCTCTCAAACGCCATCGGCGGCGATTCTTTGGGGTGGAAGGGAACCGATCCCTGCAATGCTTGGCGTGGTGTAAAGTGCGACGCTAACCGCGTTACCTCCATCCAGCTTGCAAACGCCGGCATATCTGGTACCATCCCCTCCAAAGCCATATCTGCCCTCACAATGCTCACCACCCTTAGCCTCCAGGGAAACCATCTCACCGGCGCTCTTCCTTCTTTTGCCGGCCTATCGTCCCTTCAGACCCTGTACCTCGATAACAACAATTTTTCCTCCGTCCCTCCCGGGATCTTCTCCGGCCTCACCAGCCTGCAGAACCTCCATCTCGACAACAACCAGTTCGCCCCCTGGGTCATCCCTGACCTTTCCGATTCCACCAGCCTCCAAGCCTTCACCGCCAGCAATGCCTTCATCACGGGAACCATTCCGGATTACTTTGGAAAAATGGTGAATCTTCAGTCCCTCAGGCTTTCCTACAACAACCTCACCGGCGGGCTGCCTACCACCTTCGCCGGCTCCGGCATCCAGAACCTCTGGCTCAACAACCAGCAGGGTGAGAAGCTTAGCGGCTCAATTGAGGTTCTTGGTCAGATGACGAGCCTTGTTCAGGCCTGGCTACACTCGAATGCTTTCACCGGTCCCATCCCGGACCTCACCAAATGCACGTCTCTGGTCGATCTGCAACTCAGAGACAACTCCCTCACAGGTGTCCTgccctcctccctcttctccATGCGCTCTCTGCTCAACATTTCTCTATCCAACAACCGTCTCCAGGGTCAATACCCCAACTTTAACAGTTCTGTCACACAAAACATAGGGACCTTGAATAGTTTCTGCCTTCCCCAACCTGGGCCCTGTGATCAACGAGTCGATATCCTCCTTGCGATTGCTGCGGCGGTAAACTACCCACTTGATTTCGCCAACTCCTGGAAAGGGAATGATCCTTGCAGCGGGCCCTGGTCGGGTGTCACCTGCGATGCGAAGGGGGTCATCACCGTGCTCAATTTCGCAAATCGTCGTTTGGTCGGAACCATCTCCCCGGCAATCGCAAACCTGACTGGCCTGAAGACGCTGTACCTCAGCAACAACAATCTGACAGGACCCATCCCTGCGAGCCTCACCACTCTGCAGAATCTGCAGATAATTGATGTCTCCAACAATAATCTTACCGGTGCTGTACCGGCATTTAGCCCGAACGTTACGCTGAAGAGTTCGGGCAATCTATATCTGGGCACTGGTGGATCCTCCGGTGGAAGTGGAGGATCTGgagatgatggtggtggtgggacTGCATCTGGCTCGTCTGGGTCGGCGGCGCATGGTGGATCGCTGTCGGCCGCCGCTCGAGTGGGAATAGGAATAGGTGTTGTATTGGCGCTAGTGATTGTTGCTGGGCTAGTCTTTTGTTACTTTTGCAAGTCCAAGGGACGGGGATTCGGACGCGTGCAGAGTCCGCCTTCTTCTGCAAATGGGCTAGGAGAGGTTAAACTTAACGTTGGCAATGACAATACCAATGTCACTAGTGAGGAACACAGCGCGTCCAGCAGTTTGCCCGACCCTGGTAGCATGGTGATATCGATCCAAGTGCTTCAGGAGGTGACGAACAATTTCAGCGACTCGAACGAGATAGGCCGGGGAGGTTTCGGAGTTGTTTACAGAGGAGAGCTTCATGATGGGACCAAGATTGCAGTGAAGAGGATGCAGGGAGCCACAATGGGAGGCAAAGGCATGAATGAGTTCTTGGCGGAGATCAATGTGCTGACGAAGGTGAGGCATCGGCACTTGGTGGCGCTGCTCGGCTACTGCATTGAGAGGAACGAAAGGCTTCTGGTTTATGAATATATGCCACAGGGGACGTTGGGGCAGCATCTATTTGAAGGACCAGAGAACGGTTTCTGTTTTCTCAATTGGAAAGCAAGGCTGACCATTGCATTGGATGTCGCCAGGGGAGTTGAATATTTGCATAGTTTGGCATTGACTAGTTTCATTCACAGGGATCTGAAACCTTCCAATATACTGTTGGATGATAATATGAGAGCAAAAGTTTCAGATTTTGGCCTTGTAAAACTTGCACCTGAAGGGAAATACTCAGTGGAGACACGATTGGCCGGAACGTTTGGATATCTTGCACCTGAATATGCTG CTACTGGAAGGGTAACAACGAAGGTTGATGTCTATGCATTTGGGGTGATCCTCATGGAAATGATAACAGGTCGGAAAGCCCTGGACCAATCACAGCCAGAAGAAAGCTCCCATCTTGTGACATGGTTCCGAAGAATCTTGATTGGCAACAAGGGCGATGTCAGCAAGGCTATTGATCCAACCCTCAATTTAGATGATGAGGAAACGTTCAATAGCATTTCCGTAGTGGCTGAGTTAGCTGGCCATTGCACTGCCCGGGAGCCACACCAGAGGCCGGATATGGGGCATGCTGTTAGCGTGCTTGCACCGCTGGTAGAACAATGGAAGCCCAGCAGCAGAGATGAAGAAACAAGTGAAGGTATCAACTACGACATACCACTCTCAGTAGCTATACAAAGATGGCAAGCCAATGAAGGCAGCACCTCTATGATGACACAGTCGTTCTACAGAGGTACCACAAGCGTGGAGAATACGCAGTCCAGTATTCCGGTAGGTGCAGTTTTCCCAGATTCTGTGAACTGCcgatga
- the LOC116247954 gene encoding probable glucan endo-1,3-beta-glucosidase A6 isoform X1, producing the protein MAHTMELGETNLDVLNKLKSGSLSTHIGINYGQLGDNLPPPSRSIELIKSLKASSVKIYDANPAVLEALCGTSLKVSIMVPNQAIVNISASERAAHAWVRTNLLPFYRRVRIRTLLVGNEVLSDHANRPTWFHLVPAMLNIKRALASLRVRNVKVGTTFAMDTLESSFPPSRGTFRRDIAVPVVLPLLKFLSMTGSSFFLDVYPYFVWSASPNLIPLDYALFRTAKPTYTDPVNGLRYTNLLDQMLDSVVAAMAKLGFKNMPITIAETGWPNAGDLDQMGANIENAAVYNRNLARHLAARVGTPARPGMPIRTFLFALYNEDRKDGPGTERHWGLFYANGSAVYEVDLTGKRSDLAYRPLPKATNNRPYRGKIWCVADPAVVGRGANARRVTDAVRFACSQGNQTCEEMRPGKGCSLPRTPVNHASYAFNAYWQQFRKSGATCYFGGLAVQTATDPSYGSCTYPALSS; encoded by the exons ATGGCTCATACCATGGAGCTTGGGGAGACGAATTTGGATGTTCTAAATAAGCTCAAAA GTGGATCATTGTCGACCCATATTGGAATCAACTACGGCCAACTAGGAGACAACCTTCCTCCGCCATCACGATCCATCGAGCTCATCAAATCCCTCAAAGCGTCCTCCGTCAAGATTTACGACGCCAACCCCGCTGTTCTGGAGGCCCTCTGCGGAACGTCGCTCAAGGTCTCGATCATGGTCCCTAACCAAGCCATCGTCAACATCTCCGCCTCCGAGCGCGCCGCCCACGCCTGGGTCCGAACCAACCTCCTCCCCTTTTACCGCCGCGTCAGGATCCGCACCCTCCTCGTCGGCAACGAGGTCCTCTCCGACCACGCCAACCGCCCCACTTGGTTCCACCTCGTCCCGGCGATGCTTAACATCAAGCGCGCCCTCGCCAGTCTGAGAGTCCGCAACGTGAAGGTCGGCACGACCTTTGCGATGGACACACTGGAGTCGTCATTCCCTCCTTCCCGGGGCACTTTCCGGCGAGACATCGCCGTTCCGGTGGTCCTCCCCCTCCTGAAGTTCCTCTCCATGACCGGATCCTCCTTCTTCCTCGACGTTTACCCTTACTTCGTTTGGTCGGCCAGCCCGAACCTCATCCCCCTCGACTACGCCCTCTTCCGCACAGCCAAGCCCACCTACACCGATCCCGTCAACGGCCTCCGCTACACAAATCTACTAGACCAGATGCTCGACTCGGTGGTGGCAGCCATGGCCAAGCTCGGGTTCAAGAACATGCCCATCACGATCGCCGAGACCGGTTGGCCCAACGCCGGCGACCTTGATCAAATGGGCGCCAATATTGAGAACGCGGCGGTCTACAACCGAAACCTCGCCAGGCACTTGGCAGCCCGAGTCGGCACCCCAGCGCGGCCTGGAATGCCCATACGGACCTTCTTGTTCGCGCTGTACAACGAGGACCGGAAGGACGGGCCCGGGACGGAGCGGCACTGGGGACTGTTCTACGCAAACGGGTCGGCGGTTTATGAAGTGGATCTGACTGGGAAGAGATCCGATTTGGCATACAGGCCTTTGCCCAAGGCTACCAACAACCGGCCTTACCGGGGGAAGATCTGGTGCGTGGCGGACCCGGCTGTGGTCGGGAGGGGGGCGAATGCGAGGCGGGTCACGGACGCGGTGCGGTTTGCGTGCTCGCAGGGGAACCAGACCTGCGAGGAGATGAGACCCGGGAAGGGCTGCTCCCTGCCCAGGACGCCCGTGAACCATGCTTCCTATGCGTTCAACGCGTATTGGCAGCAGTTTAGGAAGTCCGGTGCGACATGCTACTTTGGTGGGCTCGCTGTCCAGACCGCTACTGATCCGA GTTATGGATCGTGCACTTACCCCGCTCTCTCCAGTTAA
- the LOC116247679 gene encoding UDP-glycosyltransferase 75C1-like, producing MVHVVIVSFPAPGHINPTLQFAKVLLQRGIQITFGTTVQAQAYIASSTTTDGISFATVSDGFDSEADVNNSEPHYPRRYERYGSASLAELIRSLTASGHPVDCVAFNFLLPWAARVAHEHGIPSALIWPQPVSVLALYYHYLFTCPESFADLSKEIQLPCLPPLVTEDLPSFFLPGNTHPHAIPMLREMFDNIHENKCGWAFTNSFDALEEDVIASLREHKINATGIGPLIPSLTPKTIKQAVKEAGKKEEIACNGAHEKPAISNDQNAASEEKKPEPSEQDNKPKKSELVEWLDAKPAGSVVYVSFGSIADVKSLQIDELAAGLMGIDHPFVWVIRPPADYPGFPAGFEDVVEKRGMVVRWCAQVEVLNHPAVGGFVTHSGWNSTLEGLVSGKPMVCVPQWSDQATNAKIVSHKWKTGLRGRKNDKGVIEREEFKRCVGLLMGEESGKEMRENAAKYKELAKLAIQEGGSSDLNIKAFIEALQPQPAVAAAPPPPPVEEHKERTMEVKPLETSDIPVPASA from the coding sequence ATGGTTCACGTAGTCATCGTCTCCTTCCCCGCCCCCGGCCACATAAACCCGACGCTGCAGTTCGCCAAGGTGCTGTTGCAGCGGGGCATCCAGATCACCTTCGGCACCACCGTCCAAGCCCAGGCCTACATCGCCTCCTCCACCACGACCGATGGCATCTCCTTCGCCACCGTCTCCGACGGCTTCGACTCCGAGGCCGACGTCAACAACTCGGAGCCCCACTACCCCCGCCGCTACGAGCGCTACGGCTCCGCCTCCCTCGCCGAGCTCATCCGGTCCCTGACGGCCTCCGGTCACCCCGTCGATTGCGTCGCCTTCAACTTCCTCCTGCCCTGGGCCGCCCGCGTGGCCCACGAGCATGGTATCCCCTCTGCCCTCATCTGGCCGCAGCCCGTCTCCGTCCTCGCCCTCTACTACCACTACCTCTTCACCTGCCCGGAGAGCTTCGCCGATCTCTCGAAGGAAATTCAGCTGCCGTGCCTTCCTCCCCTCGTCACGGAGGAcctcccttccttcttcctccccggAAACACCCACCCCCACGCCATCCCCATGCTCCGGGAGATGTTCGACAACATCCACGAGAACAAGTGCGGCTGGGCCTTCACCAACTCCTTCGACGCCTTGGAGGAGGACGTAATCGCCTCCCTCCGGGAGCACAAGATCAACGCCACCGGAATCGGGCCCCTCATCCCCTCCCTCACCCCGAAGACCATCAAGCAGGCGGTCAAGGAGGCTGGCAAGAAGGAGGAGATCGCATGCAACGGTGCCCACGAGAAGCCGGCCATCTCCAATGATCAAAACGCAGCGAGCGAGGAGAAGAAGCCGGAGCCAAGCGAGCAGGACAACAAACCAAAGAAAAGCGAGTTGGTCGAGTGGCTCGACGCGAAGCCCGCGGGCTCCGTCGTCTACGTGTCCTTCGGCAGCATCGCCGACGTGAAGTCGCTGCAGATCGACGAGCTGGCGGCGGGGCTGATGGGGATCGACCATCCGTTCGTGTGGGTCATCCGGCCTCCGGCCGACTACCCCGGATTCCCGGCCGGGTTCGAGGATGTGGTGGAGAAGAGGGGGATGGTGGTGAGGTGGTGCGCGCAGGTGGAGGTTCTGAACCACCCGGCGGTTGGCGGGTTCGTGACGCACTCCGGGTGGAACTCGACGCTGGAAGGGCTGGTGAGCGGGAAGCCGATGGTGTGCGTGCCGCAGTGGAGCGACCAGGCCACGAACGCCAAGATCGTGTCGCACAAGTGGAAGACGGGGCTCCGAGGGAGGAAGAACGACAAGGGCGTGATCGAGAGGGAAGAGTTCAAGAGGTGCGTCGGACTGCTCATGGGCGAGGAGAGCGGGAAGGAGATGAGGGAGAACGCTGCCAAGTACAAGGAGCTCGCCAAGCTCGCCATTCAGGAAGGCGGATCTTCCGACCTCAACATCAAGGCCTTCATCGAAGCCCTGCAACCACAACCGGCAGTAGCAGCagcgccaccaccaccaccggtAGAGGAGCACAAGGAAAGGACCATGGAGGTGAAACCATTAGAGACTTCAGACATCCCTGTGCCTGCATCGGCTTAG